The DNA region CTGACCCGCTTGCTGCTGACCATCCGCCGGCTGGCCATCATCGGCCTGCTGCTGCTGGGCTATCTCTACTTCCACCTGGCCGGCGAGGCCTATGCGCTGGTGGCCATCGGCCTGATCAGCTTTGCCGCCGTCGCCCAGTTCGCCCCGGCCGCGCTGGCCGGCATGTACTGGAAGGGCGGCACCGCCGCCGGCGTGCTGGCCGGGCTGGTCGCCGGTTTTGCCCTGTGGGCCTGGACGCTGATGCTGCCGTCGATTGCCCGCTCCGGCTGGCTGGCAATGGACTTTGTCGAGCACGGTCCGTTCGGCATCGGTTGGCTCAGGCCCGAATCCCTGCTGGGCATGAGCGGCTTCGATCACCTCACCCATTCGCTGTTCTGGAGCCTGCTGGCCAACATCGGCGCCTTCGTGCTGGTGTCCTTGCTGACCCGGCCCTCGGCACGCGAGGCCAGCCAGGCCGAACGTTTCGTCGATGTCTTCGAACGGGCCGACGGGCATGAACCGCTGTTCTGGCAGGGCCGCGCCAGTCGTGAGGATTTGTATGCACTGGCCGAACGCTTCCTCGGTCCGGAGGCCACCGCACGGTTGTTCGAGGAACATGCCGCGGCCATCGGCGTGGGCGAGATCGAGCATATCCCGGCCGACGCGCGCCTGGTCGAACGGGTCGAACACCAGCTTGCCGGTGCCATCGGCTCGGCCTCGGCCCGGGTGATGATGGCTTCCACGGTCGACGAGGAGCCGCTGGAACTCGACGATGTCATGCGCATCCTCGAGGAAGCCTCGCAGATTCGCCAGTACTCACTGGCGCTGGAGGAAAAATCACGCTCGCTGGAGCAGGCCACCGCGGAACTGCGTGCCGCCAACGAGAAACTGAAAAGCCTGGACCGGCTCAAGGACGACTTCATGTCCTCGGTCACCCATGAACTGCGCACGCCGCTGACTTCCATTCGCGCCACCGCCGAGATGATGCGCGACGATGCCGACATGCCCGTCAACCAGCGCCAGCAGTTTCTCGACATCATGGTGCGCGAGTCCGAACGACTGAGCCGGCTGGTCGGCCAGGTACTGGACCTGGCGCGCATCGAGGCCGGTCATGCCGAGTGGCACAACAGCGACGTCGACATGGCCGAGATCGTCGATCAGGCCGTGGCCAGCATCACCGAACCCTACAGCGACAAGGGCGCGAAGCTGGAAGTGCGCGGCGATCGACAACCGGCCACGATCCGGGCCGATGCCGACCGCCTGGTGCAGGTGCTGCTCAACCTGCTCTCCAACGCATTGCGTCACCTGCCCGAAGCGAACGGACAGGTGATCGTCACCATCAACGATAAGCGCGACGGCGTGACCGTGACCGTGGCCGACAACGGGCCCGGCATCAGCCACGAAGAACAGGCCGAGGTATTCGACAAGTTCCGCCAGGTCGGCGACCGCCACCGCCGCCAGGGCGGCACCGGCCTGGGGCTGCCGATCAGCCGCCAGATCATCGAACACTTCGGCGGCCACATGTGGGTGGCATCCGAGCCCGGCGAAGGCGCCACCTTCGGCTTCCACCTGCCCCGAAACATCGACCGCGGTGATGGCGAGATGGACAAATGACAGTTCACCACAGACACACGGAGTGCACAGAGGACAGAAACAAGAAATGAAACTAAAGGAATTTTTATCCAGTTCTTCCTCTGTGAACTCTGTGCCTCTGTGGTGAACGATGTTTGAAGAAACAAGGAGTTTTCGATGAGCACCGTACTGATTGCCGACGACGAACCCAACATCGTCATCTCGCTGGAATACCTGATGCAGCGCGAGGGCCACGAGGTGCTGGTTGCGCGCGACGGTGATGAGGCGCTGGCGATGATTGCCGAGCACCGCCCCGACCTGGTGCTGCTCGACGTGATGATGCCGGGTCGCTCCGGTTTCGAGGTCCTCAAGGCGGTGCGCGGCAACGATGAGATGGCCGCCACCCGCATCCTCATGCTGACCGCGCGCGGGCGGGATACCGACCGCACCAAGGGCGAGGCACTGGGCGCCGACGGCTACGTGGTCAAGCCGTTCTCCACGCGCGAACTGGCCGAACAGGTGCGCGATATGCTGGGAGAGAACTGAACATGCGGCGTGCCGAAAAGTGGCTGTTTGCCGGCGTCGCCCTGGTCGGGCTGGTCTGCCTGGCCTGGCTGATCGTTGCCGGCGTGCTGCTGTGGGCGGTGCTGGATCCGGCCGACTGGGCGACGGTCACCGAGGCCCTGGGCGGACGCGCCGGGCTGCTGATCTTTCTCTGGGCGCTGGCGCTGGTGCCGGTCACCGGTACCTTGCGTTTTTTGATTGCACGCTACATCACCGCGCCCGCCCGCCTGGCCGAGGCGGCCCGGCTGCGGCTGGACAACCCGGTCGATGAACCGCTGAAAGTCGACGGCAGCCGCGAGACGCAACAGCTCGCCGACATCTTCAATACCCTGATCACGCGCCATCGCGAATTTCAGGAAGCCACCGATGAGCGCGTGGCCGAGGCCGGACGGCGCATCGAACTGGAACGCGGCCGGCTGGCCGCCCTGATGTCGGAACTGCGCAAGAGCGTGATCGTGTGCAATCTCGACGGGCGCATCCTGCTCTACAACAACCGGGCCCGGCAGCAGTTTCGCCGGCTGTCGGGCGCTGCCGAGGTCACCGGCGGCGCGGAACTGATGGGACTGGGCCGTTCGATCTACACCGTGCTCGACCGCCGCCTGGTTGCCCACGCGCTCGATACCGTCCGGCGCCGGCTCGAAAGCGGCGCGGAGAGTCCCGGCGCCCAGTTCGTGACCGCCACGCCGGGCGGCAAGCTCCTGCGCGTGCAGGTCACGCCGGTGTCGGAGGTCGGCGACGGCGAAGCCTCGCCAACACGCATGGCCGGCTTCGTGCTGCTGACCGAGAACATCACCGACGACATGCAGGCTGATGCCGAAAAGGATCGCCTGCTGCAGTCGCTGACCGAGGGCAGCCGTTCGGCACTGGCCAACACCCGCGCCGCCATCGAGATCCTGGCCGATGACGAGGTCGATGAGGCCCTGCGCGACCGCCTGCTCGGCGTGATCCACGAGGAAGTCACCTCCTTGAGCGAACGCATCGACGAGTTGAGCGCCAGCTCCACCGAGCGACTGCGCTCACGCTGGCCGCTGGAGGAAATGCTCGGGAGCGAACTGGTCGATGCCGCCG from Wenzhouxiangella sp. AB-CW3 includes:
- a CDS encoding sensor histidine kinase; this translates as MLPLWLVIGVSFAYLLILFAIAWWGDRRAAAGRSVIGNAWVYALSIAVYCTAWTYFGSVGRASEEGVWFLPIYLGPMLAMILAWLVIRKMVRIAKTWRITSVADFIASRYGKSPLIAALVTLITVVGIVPYIALQLKAISAGFALMTGPEATTVTEATGAWWQDSTFYLALALAGFIIAFGTRHLDMTERHEGMVAAIAFESVVKLIAFLAAGIFVVWGLYGGLGDLFGRAMADDSLKGLLRFDQGTSDFIYTQWFALILLAGLSVLFLPRQFQVMVVENVDERHIKRAAWVFPLYLFLINLFVIPIALGGLMYFGADTANPDFFVLSLPLAEGAKTLALFVFIGGLSAATGMVIVEAIAVSTMICNDLVMPALLRTRRFRGRSGGDLTRLLLTIRRLAIIGLLLLGYLYFHLAGEAYALVAIGLISFAAVAQFAPAALAGMYWKGGTAAGVLAGLVAGFALWAWTLMLPSIARSGWLAMDFVEHGPFGIGWLRPESLLGMSGFDHLTHSLFWSLLANIGAFVLVSLLTRPSAREASQAERFVDVFERADGHEPLFWQGRASREDLYALAERFLGPEATARLFEEHAAAIGVGEIEHIPADARLVERVEHQLAGAIGSASARVMMASTVDEEPLELDDVMRILEEASQIRQYSLALEEKSRSLEQATAELRAANEKLKSLDRLKDDFMSSVTHELRTPLTSIRATAEMMRDDADMPVNQRQQFLDIMVRESERLSRLVGQVLDLARIEAGHAEWHNSDVDMAEIVDQAVASITEPYSDKGAKLEVRGDRQPATIRADADRLVQVLLNLLSNALRHLPEANGQVIVTINDKRDGVTVTVADNGPGISHEEQAEVFDKFRQVGDRHRRQGGTGLGLPISRQIIEHFGGHMWVASEPGEGATFGFHLPRNIDRGDGEMDK
- a CDS encoding response regulator transcription factor — translated: MSTVLIADDEPNIVISLEYLMQREGHEVLVARDGDEALAMIAEHRPDLVLLDVMMPGRSGFEVLKAVRGNDEMAATRILMLTARGRDTDRTKGEALGADGYVVKPFSTRELAEQVRDMLGEN
- a CDS encoding exonuclease domain-containing protein; this translates as MRRAEKWLFAGVALVGLVCLAWLIVAGVLLWAVLDPADWATVTEALGGRAGLLIFLWALALVPVTGTLRFLIARYITAPARLAEAARLRLDNPVDEPLKVDGSRETQQLADIFNTLITRHREFQEATDERVAEAGRRIELERGRLAALMSELRKSVIVCNLDGRILLYNNRARQQFRRLSGAAEVTGGAELMGLGRSIYTVLDRRLVAHALDTVRRRLESGAESPGAQFVTATPGGKLLRVQVTPVSEVGDGEASPTRMAGFVLLTENITDDMQADAEKDRLLQSLTEGSRSALANTRAAIEILADDEVDEALRDRLLGVIHEEVTSLSERIDELSASSTERLRSRWPLEEMLGSELVDAAVRHLAEEGEIRVAHEGNGEEIWLKVDSFSILQALAHLAGRITDEHSAGSVSLRLVRHGKRAALDLLWQARGEGPSDPAWENEPMQAGNEQLSMSVNDVMERHGGTCWHESTNGEKHCFRLLLPVAEPVERGTGALAGDRESRPEYYDFDLFATTPETHSLDDAELGRLTFTVFDTETTGLDPTHDEIIQIGAVRIVNGRLLRHEFFEQLVNPGRSVPAASTAIHGITPEMVRGQPDLETVLPAFHAFCQDTVLVAHNAAFDMRCLQVAENRTGVVFDQPVLDTLLLSALVHEHQAEHNLEALAQRFGLAIVGRHTAIGDAMVTAEIFVRLIPLLAEQGIHTLGQARSAAQKTQFARMRY